One Thermodesulfobacteriota bacterium DNA window includes the following coding sequences:
- a CDS encoding MFS transporter, translated as MAEHQSLSGVRADWFPVAVLSLYTVAVSITTFFVTVFFKEAMGFSAFQIGLLISIQAMTGILAAFPAGAGNDRFSSHLLITGSLVIQALCFFALATARSFTAVALFYMTWGLFSWVFRLSMDVYFLKTDTRNAIGRRIGFYQSWRFAGMITGTIGTGYIIDRLNFSGAFTIVAGVCVALALVSAFMPATVVARVRLADYRADFSSRRVLFFSFWVLLFASHWGAEQTCYALFLRNDLGLSFRGLGWYFAAEYVAIIIALTLAGQVVGAKAGFRKLAVSGLLLSGLGNIGMVMKPVSVSVLFRAVHGLGDGFMVVVMYYGISRLFSLAHLGGNAGLVHLFSMVGYIIGAMVYSPVGASFGYGHPLWVSGLLTMLLALPVVIISRDNRRKA; from the coding sequence ATGGCTGAACATCAATCACTCTCCGGCGTCAGGGCGGACTGGTTTCCGGTGGCCGTTCTGAGCCTCTATACCGTGGCCGTGTCCATCACCACTTTTTTTGTTACGGTTTTCTTCAAGGAGGCGATGGGCTTTTCGGCCTTTCAGATCGGCCTGCTGATCTCCATCCAGGCCATGACGGGAATCCTGGCCGCGTTTCCGGCCGGGGCCGGAAACGACCGGTTTTCGAGCCATCTGCTCATCACCGGCAGCCTGGTGATCCAGGCCCTGTGTTTCTTCGCCCTGGCAACCGCCCGGTCGTTTACGGCAGTGGCGCTTTTTTACATGACCTGGGGCCTGTTCAGCTGGGTATTCCGATTGAGCATGGATGTTTATTTTTTAAAGACCGACACCCGCAACGCCATCGGCCGGCGGATCGGATTTTACCAGTCATGGCGGTTTGCCGGCATGATCACCGGTACCATCGGCACCGGTTATATCATCGACCGGCTGAACTTTTCCGGCGCTTTTACCATCGTGGCCGGTGTCTGCGTCGCGCTTGCGCTGGTGTCGGCCTTCATGCCCGCCACGGTGGTGGCCCGGGTTCGTCTGGCCGACTACCGGGCGGATTTTTCCAGCCGGCGGGTGCTGTTTTTTTCCTTCTGGGTGCTGCTGTTCGCCAGTCACTGGGGTGCCGAGCAGACCTGCTACGCCCTGTTTTTGCGGAACGACCTGGGGTTGAGCTTCCGGGGTCTGGGCTGGTATTTTGCCGCTGAATACGTGGCCATTATCATCGCCCTGACCCTGGCCGGTCAGGTCGTGGGCGCGAAAGCCGGGTTCAGGAAACTGGCTGTCTCGGGGCTGCTCCTGTCCGGTCTCGGAAATATCGGCATGGTGATGAAACCGGTGTCGGTTTCCGTTCTTTTCCGGGCGGTGCACGGCCTGGGCGACGGTTTCATGGTGGTGGTCATGTATTACGGGATTTCCCGGCTGTTTTCTCTGGCCCATCTGGGCGGCAACGCCGGGCTGGTGCATCTGTTCTCCATGGTGGGGTATATCATCGGCGCCATGGTTTACAGCCCTGTCGGGGCGTCCTTCGGATACGGTCATCCGCTCTGGGTCAGCGGCCTGCTGACCATGCTGCTGGCATTGCCTGTCGTGATCATCTCCCGGGACAACCGGAGAAAGGCTTAA
- a CDS encoding YgiQ family radical SAM protein — protein MFLPTSPREVQLLGWKSLDIILVTGDAYIDSPHIGVAVIGKVLLNAGYRVGIIPQPDTSGQNDIARLGEPVLFWGVTSGCMDSMISNYTATLKKRNQDDLTAGGRNMRRPDRAVIAYVNLIRRSFRKTRPIVIGGIEASLRRVSHYDYWSDSVRRSVLFDSKADFLVYGMGEKTVVELAGRLKKKKPVMDIRGLCYKSTEKREGYLELPSHPRVARDKAAFTDMFTVFYRNSDPVSGQGLCQKQDTRYLIQNPPPIPATTEELDRIYELNYERRAHPCHEAEGPVRALETIRFSIASHRGCFGECDFCAIAVHQGRRIAERSESSIVREARHLTHHPDFKGIIQDVGGPTANMYGMHCRLWEEIGACRNRRCLTPSPCRRLSVNHRRQIRLLEKLRNLPRVKKVFIGSGIRHDLILGDGKYGQDYLEAVIGHHVSGQMKIAPEHSEKHILDLMGKPDAEMLKQFIDRFRRLNREAGKKQFLTCYFIAAYPGCTLADMQGLKRFVRESLGFAPEQAQIFTPSPSTPATLMYYTEKSFPGGEPLFVEKSIPGKEKQKKALLS, from the coding sequence ATGTTTCTGCCGACCTCGCCAAGAGAGGTACAATTGCTGGGCTGGAAATCACTGGATATCATTCTGGTAACCGGCGACGCCTATATCGACTCGCCCCATATCGGCGTGGCGGTGATCGGGAAGGTCCTGCTCAATGCCGGTTACCGGGTTGGCATTATTCCCCAGCCGGACACCTCCGGGCAGAACGATATCGCCCGTCTGGGCGAACCGGTGCTGTTCTGGGGAGTTACCAGCGGATGCATGGATTCCATGATATCCAACTACACCGCCACTCTGAAAAAGCGGAACCAGGACGATCTGACCGCCGGCGGCCGCAACATGCGGCGGCCGGACCGGGCCGTGATCGCCTATGTCAATCTTATCCGGCGCTCCTTCAGGAAAACCCGGCCCATTGTTATCGGGGGGATCGAAGCCAGCCTCCGCCGGGTCTCCCATTATGATTACTGGTCCGACAGCGTACGGCGCTCGGTGCTGTTTGATTCCAAGGCGGACTTTCTGGTTTACGGCATGGGGGAGAAAACCGTTGTGGAGCTCGCCGGACGGCTGAAGAAAAAAAAGCCGGTCATGGATATTCGCGGCCTCTGCTATAAATCGACGGAAAAGAGGGAGGGGTATCTCGAATTGCCCTCTCACCCCCGGGTGGCCCGGGACAAGGCCGCCTTTACCGACATGTTCACCGTTTTTTACCGGAACAGCGATCCGGTCTCCGGCCAGGGGCTGTGTCAGAAACAGGACACCCGCTACCTGATTCAGAATCCCCCGCCGATTCCCGCGACCACCGAGGAACTGGACCGGATCTATGAACTGAACTATGAGCGGCGGGCCCATCCCTGTCATGAGGCGGAAGGGCCGGTCCGGGCATTGGAGACCATCCGTTTTTCCATCGCGTCCCACCGGGGCTGTTTCGGCGAATGCGACTTCTGCGCCATTGCCGTTCACCAGGGGCGGCGCATCGCCGAGCGGAGCGAGTCCTCCATTGTCCGGGAGGCGCGGCACCTGACCCATCATCCCGATTTTAAGGGCATCATTCAGGACGTGGGCGGTCCCACGGCCAACATGTACGGCATGCACTGCCGGCTCTGGGAAGAGATCGGCGCCTGCCGCAACCGGCGCTGCCTGACGCCGTCACCCTGCCGGCGCCTTTCCGTCAATCACCGCCGTCAGATCCGTCTGCTGGAAAAGCTCCGGAATCTGCCCAGGGTGAAAAAGGTGTTCATCGGATCGGGTATCCGGCACGATCTGATCCTCGGCGACGGCAAGTACGGCCAGGACTATCTGGAGGCGGTCATCGGTCACCATGTTTCCGGTCAGATGAAAATCGCGCCGGAGCATTCCGAAAAGCATATTCTGGATCTGATGGGCAAGCCGGACGCGGAAATGCTCAAACAGTTCATCGACCGGTTCCGGCGGCTGAACCGGGAGGCGGGCAAAAAACAGTTTCTGACCTGCTATTTCATCGCCGCCTATCCGGGATGCACGCTCGCGGACATGCAGGGGCTGAAGCGGTTTGTCCGTGAGTCCCTGGGATTTGCGCCGGAACAGGCGCAGATATTCACGCCTTCCCCCTCCACCCCGGCGACGCTCATGTACTACACGGAAAAGTCCTTTCCCGGCGGCGAGCCGCTGTTCGTGGAAAAAAGTATTCCCGGAAAGGAAAAACAGAAGAAGGCGCTTCTTTCCTGA